TGCTGACTGGATTCAGGAAGCGTAAACCAAGTAGATTGCTTCACTGATTCAACGGATCTAAATTCGGCCGCTATTACTATTTTGAATACTCTGGAAGAACATGCAAGGCCCTTTTAACGGGAATAGGGGTAAATTTGTCACTCTTTGGTCACCAGGTCCGGTTGTGTCAGGCTATTATCCCGGTGTCAGGGAAACGGTACTTTTGAAACGAATGGGAATGTTTCGCTCGGCTAAATAACGTTTTGTTTCATCGACGGGATGGGTGCCATAATGAAAAATGCTGGCAGCTAAAGCGGCGCTGGCTTTGCCTTCTGTCAGCACTTCGTATAAGTGTTCGGGGCAGCCGGCACCTCCACTGGCGACAACCGGGATCGTGACTGCTTCCGCGACCGCTTTTGTCATCGGCAGGTCGTAGCCATCTTTGGTGCCATCCGCGTCCATGGATGTCAAAACAATTTCGCCCGCGCCCAGATCTTCTACTTTTTGAGCCCATTCGATGGCTTGTAGGCCGGTAGGGACACGCCCACCATTCACATGAACTTCCCAGAATTCTTCTCCGTCTTTTTGAACCCGTTTGGGGTCAATATTGACGACGATGCATTGACTGCCGAATCGTAAGGCAGCTTCCCGAATCAATTCCGGATCTTTGACCGCTGACGAATTGATCGAGACTTTATCACAGCCGGCATTTAACAAAGCGCGAATGTCTTCCAGGGTTCGAATCCCTCCACCTACGGTGAGTGGCATGAAGATCACTTCAGACGTCCGCCGGACAATATCCAGAATGATTTCGCGTTCTTCGTGGCTGGCGGTGATATCGAGGAAGACCAGTTCGTCAGCACCCTGTTCTTCGTACCGTGCAGCGACTTCAACGGGGTCGCCGGCGTCCTGCAAATTAACAAAATTGACCCCTTTGACAACCCGGCCCGCATGGACATCAAGGCAGGGAATGATTCGTTTTGCCAGCATTTATGAAAACCTCAGAGTGGATATGAAAGCGTAATGGAGCTTATTTTCAAACCGAAATAGATAGAGCTTATAAGAATTATAGCTCCCGGGAGAGTCAGATAAAACCAAGGTTCTCCTGTTTTCAGACCGGACAGCAGAAGCGTCTCTTATTCGGTCTATGAGTATGCTGTTTCGTTGCATTCTCGCTTCTCAAGACCTGTTCCGACCTTACTCCTTGGTACTGGTGAAGTTTCAGAGGAGAAAGCCAGACACGAATGAGTAACGACAGTTTTCATCGCTTCAGAAGCCCAAGGGAGATTCTCTCACTGAGATCAATTGCTCCAATCTATCCGGATGCCGACTATAAAGGAAAATACCTAGAAAAAGTACACATTAGTGCAAACATCAGGTTTATTGAGCGAAGGTATTGACAGTCTGATGAATACCTCTGTAGACTGACTTATTAATCGTATGTATATTAATGAACCAATGTATTAATCAGCCTAAATTCTAAGAGCCTGACACAAATACTCCCATATTGGATCACACTTCAATCTCATCTATCAATGAGTTCGATCAGGAACTCTTTTTATTGGTAGAAAATCGCAGCTTATATCTATTGCGAGTTGATTTGTTGTGACTGTCATTTCTTATTTTTTCTAAGGAGCAGGAACGTGAAAATGAAACCTTTAAAGAGGCGCGGATTTACGCTGATTGAATTGCTCGTAGTGATCGCCATCATTGCGATTCTGATCGCCCTGTTATTGCCTGCTGTGCAACAGGCACGCGAAGCTGCACGTCGAACTCAGTGTAAAAATAATCTGAAGCAAATCGGTCTTGCTTTGCACAATTATCATGAGACCTATGGTATGTTTCCTCCGGCACAAATTCGCGGGCGAAATGGATCGAATGAGTATGGGAATGCGGCAAGTTGGGGGGCGATGATTCTTCCGTATATGGATCAGGCCCCCCTCTATAATCAGCTCAATTTTAACATA
This window of the Gimesia fumaroli genome carries:
- the hisF gene encoding imidazole glycerol phosphate synthase subunit HisF; translation: MLAKRIIPCLDVHAGRVVKGVNFVNLQDAGDPVEVAARYEEQGADELVFLDITASHEEREIILDIVRRTSEVIFMPLTVGGGIRTLEDIRALLNAGCDKVSINSSAVKDPELIREAALRFGSQCIVVNIDPKRVQKDGEEFWEVHVNGGRVPTGLQAIEWAQKVEDLGAGEIVLTSMDADGTKDGYDLPMTKAVAEAVTIPVVASGGAGCPEHLYEVLTEGKASAALAASIFHYGTHPVDETKRYLAERNIPIRFKSTVSLTPG